The Collimonas sp. PA-H2 genome contains a region encoding:
- the rluB gene encoding 23S rRNA pseudouridine(2605) synthase RluB, with the protein MNPPSSNDAPVVDVTAATEPKPAKKPRARKAAAEAPAVAETPVAAEPVKRVPRAPRKKVAAAADDSSVASEVVAVSATEAPAPAKPKAAPRKKAAAAAEPVVSVEAPAPAAPVVVEAAPFVNTTENQETVPRERPAKRGVRGPRALRSNRAAQRAQESSAAAEAAAEGGNLAAADGQPAVAVTQAGDAGEPRQPRGERNNGRSGERNGERGADRNSRDRQQKGKKPQAQNGKPGQQRNGKPGGRGADADEVFSFVTSESFDTLVTTEDANDRRQAAQKVVRRDLTAEDDAPKLHKVLAEVGLGSRRDMEELIIAGRVSVNSEPAHIGQRILPTDQIRINGKLLQRKVSKRPPRVLVYHKPAGEIVSHNDPDGRPSVFDRLPNMKAAKWLAVGRLDFNTEGLLLFTTSGDLCNRLMHPRYGIDREYAVRTLGELEQGMRQKLLAGVELEDGLAQFTKIADGGGEGINKWYRVVIGEGRNREVRRMFEAIGLTVSRLIRTRYGAMTLPRGLKRGRWEELDENAVRDMMAAYGLDKPAAGQNAGGGKGRPDFNKDRGEPNGNRADSAPQGPGAYRDPGFGGQPRGNQGRGPGGGQGRPQGGGQGRPQGGGQGRPQGGSGGGQPRSRQPDPLQTALGFPDAGQHRRNGGGGGFARPARPNKAAGGPTGGGHYGAQGVPRRRPRG; encoded by the coding sequence ATGAACCCACCTAGTTCCAATGATGCACCGGTCGTCGACGTGACAGCCGCCACTGAACCGAAGCCAGCCAAAAAGCCGAGAGCGCGCAAAGCCGCGGCTGAAGCGCCGGCCGTTGCAGAGACGCCCGTTGCGGCTGAGCCGGTCAAACGTGTACCGCGTGCGCCGCGCAAGAAAGTAGCTGCGGCCGCCGACGACAGCAGCGTTGCATCGGAAGTTGTTGCTGTAAGTGCAACTGAGGCGCCAGCGCCGGCCAAACCTAAAGCTGCCCCGCGCAAGAAAGCGGCAGCGGCTGCCGAACCAGTCGTCAGTGTCGAGGCGCCTGCCCCGGCAGCGCCGGTGGTGGTGGAAGCGGCGCCGTTCGTTAATACAACAGAAAATCAGGAAACCGTGCCGCGCGAGCGGCCGGCCAAGCGCGGCGTGCGCGGTCCGCGCGCCTTGCGCAGCAACCGTGCCGCCCAGCGTGCGCAAGAGTCTTCGGCTGCCGCTGAAGCCGCAGCCGAGGGCGGCAATCTGGCCGCCGCTGACGGCCAGCCGGCTGTAGCTGTAACCCAGGCGGGCGATGCGGGTGAACCGCGCCAGCCGCGTGGCGAGCGCAACAATGGCCGCAGCGGCGAACGCAATGGCGAACGCGGCGCTGACCGCAATTCGCGCGACCGCCAGCAAAAAGGCAAGAAGCCGCAAGCACAGAATGGCAAGCCAGGCCAACAACGTAACGGCAAGCCGGGCGGCCGCGGCGCCGACGCCGATGAAGTTTTCTCTTTCGTTACCTCCGAGTCCTTCGATACGCTGGTGACCACTGAAGACGCAAATGACCGCCGCCAGGCTGCACAGAAAGTTGTCCGGCGCGACCTGACCGCCGAAGATGATGCGCCTAAGCTGCACAAGGTGCTGGCGGAAGTCGGCCTCGGTTCGCGGCGCGACATGGAAGAACTGATTATCGCCGGCCGGGTATCGGTCAACAGCGAGCCGGCCCATATCGGCCAGCGCATCCTGCCGACCGACCAGATCCGTATCAATGGCAAGTTGCTGCAACGCAAGGTCAGCAAGCGTCCGCCACGAGTGCTGGTGTACCACAAGCCGGCTGGCGAGATCGTCAGCCACAACGATCCGGATGGCCGTCCATCGGTATTCGACCGTTTGCCTAATATGAAGGCAGCCAAATGGCTGGCCGTCGGGCGCCTGGATTTCAACACTGAAGGTCTGCTGCTGTTTACGACTTCGGGCGACCTGTGTAACCGCCTGATGCACCCGCGCTACGGCATCGATCGCGAATACGCGGTGCGTACCCTGGGCGAGCTGGAGCAAGGCATGCGCCAGAAACTGCTGGCCGGCGTCGAGCTGGAAGACGGCCTGGCGCAATTCACCAAGATTGCGGATGGCGGCGGCGAAGGCATCAACAAATGGTATCGCGTGGTGATCGGCGAAGGCCGTAACCGTGAAGTGCGCCGCATGTTCGAGGCTATCGGCCTGACCGTGTCGCGTCTGATCCGTACCCGTTACGGCGCCATGACGCTGCCGCGCGGCCTCAAGCGTGGCCGCTGGGAAGAGCTGGATGAGAATGCGGTGCGCGACATGATGGCGGCGTACGGGCTGGACAAGCCGGCCGCCGGCCAGAATGCCGGCGGTGGCAAGGGCCGTCCCGATTTCAACAAGGATCGCGGCGAGCCTAACGGTAATCGCGCCGACAGCGCGCCGCAAGGTCCTGGCGCTTACCGCGACCCGGGTTTTGGCGGCCAGCCGCGTGGTAACCAGGGGCGTGGCCCGGGTGGCGGCCAAGGTCGTCCTCAGGGTGGTGGTCAAGGTCGTCCGCAAGGCGGCGGCCAAGGCCGCCCGCAAGGTGGTAGTGGTGGCGGTCAGCCGCGCAGCCGCCAGCCGGATCCATTGCAAACCGCGTTGGGCTTCCCGGATGCCGGGCAGCACCGGCGCAATGGCGGTGGCGGTGGTTTTGCCCGTCCGGCGCGTCCTAACAAGGCAGCTGGCGGACCAACCGGCGGCGGTCATTATGGCGCCCAAGGCGTGCCACGCCGGCGGCCGCGCGGCTAA
- the scpB gene encoding SMC-Scp complex subunit ScpB, whose product MNTIEAKKVLETALLCAHEPLSLNDLKKLYSRNGDDSGEEDGEINADTIRSMLEELRSDWADKGIEVVALSTGWRFQSRPEMKVYLERLNPEKPPKYSRATLETLAIIAYRQPVTRGDIEEIRGVTVNSQTVKMLEERGWIEAIGHRDVPGRPALFATTKHFLDDLGLTSLDQLPPLQQVARNDMQEGNLLELQALEADLEASMEARAVLDAAAAREASDVQLESELAAQDVQDQQDRLEAHIAADGSADARQIEEPLAEDVVDGAIGESEAMTENAAETAEEIIAQPQETTVASNETHTNDQAPASDDEATPGRHNQHLNNEPT is encoded by the coding sequence ATGAATACTATTGAGGCCAAGAAAGTCCTCGAAACTGCATTGCTCTGTGCTCACGAGCCGCTGTCGCTTAACGACTTGAAAAAGCTGTATTCGCGCAATGGCGACGATAGCGGCGAGGAAGACGGAGAAATCAATGCGGATACGATCAGGTCCATGCTGGAGGAGCTGCGTTCGGACTGGGCGGACAAGGGCATCGAGGTAGTTGCCCTGTCGACCGGCTGGCGCTTTCAGAGCCGCCCCGAGATGAAAGTCTATCTGGAGCGCCTGAACCCGGAAAAGCCGCCGAAATACTCGCGCGCCACCCTTGAAACCTTGGCAATTATTGCCTATCGTCAACCGGTAACCCGCGGCGATATCGAGGAAATCCGTGGCGTCACAGTCAATTCGCAGACCGTGAAAATGCTGGAGGAGCGCGGCTGGATCGAGGCCATCGGCCATCGCGACGTGCCAGGACGGCCGGCCTTGTTCGCCACCACCAAGCATTTTCTCGACGATCTCGGCCTGACCTCGCTGGATCAGCTGCCGCCGCTGCAACAGGTTGCCCGCAATGACATGCAGGAAGGCAATCTACTCGAATTGCAGGCGCTGGAAGCGGATCTGGAAGCGAGCATGGAGGCCAGGGCGGTGCTGGATGCCGCTGCAGCCAGGGAAGCAAGTGACGTACAACTGGAGTCCGAGCTAGCCGCGCAGGATGTGCAAGATCAACAAGATCGGCTGGAAGCGCATATAGCAGCCGACGGCTCTGCGGACGCAAGACAGATTGAAGAACCACTGGCGGAAGATGTTGTCGATGGAGCCATCGGCGAATCGGAAGCCATGACGGAAAATGCAGCGGAAACGGCTGAGGAAATCATTGCTCAGCCGCAGGAAACAACCGTTGCATCGAATGAAACCCACACCAACGACCAAGCGCCCGCATCGGATGATGAAGCCACGCCAGGTCGGCATAACCAACACCTGAATAATGAACCCACCTAG